The Haliotis asinina isolate JCU_RB_2024 chromosome 2, JCU_Hal_asi_v2, whole genome shotgun sequence genomic interval TATCTTAAATATGATATTACTTTTCATGGAAAAGTACAGATCCTAGTATTTGTGCTTGGCTGAGTCCCATGTATTGATTGATATTAAGAACGTGTTATGCTGAGCGCATCTACCACCAAGATAGGGCAAACCTATCATACAAGTTACAAGCCGAACAGTCCCATTAGAAAGAAGCCTTCTCCTGACCACAAGAATTCGgtaaaacaagataaataacTTCCTCTACGTAACAGCGTGTCATTGTGTAAAACAATTATCCGTACATTTTTGGCTCAAAGTATGTTACTTATTCTCCTAGACAGCTGTAACAAAGTTCTATTCATTTTCATTGAATTGGTAAATATCACAAAACAGGACGCTTTTAATAGTTTCAGGATTATACCACCGAGAGAAGATGAATGGGGCAAAGACGTTAATGGTTCTTGGACAGGCCTATTCGGAATGCTGCAGAGAAGGGTAATTAGATTCACATGGTATCATATTACCGATCTGGAAAGGATGAATAAAATTCTGTGTTGACAGCTATCAAGTTAGGAGTGTACCACACAGGATCTAGTTTCATGCGAAGTCTACGTGCTCAAACACTTTTGCCTTGTCTTTCAACACAAGCTCAGACAGGGTGAAGGGTGCCCCTGTAGTATATCGGGTGTTCATTtcggtatgtgtgttttggggtgtTCCTGCAGGCTTGTCCAAAGAGTGTGCCTTGGGGTTGTTCATGAAGATGTTCCATGAACTGTGTCCCTGTGGTGTGTTTCTACAGTGCGTTTTCACAAGGTCTTTCTGCAGCTCTCTTAGGGTGTTCCTGCAGGTTGACCATACAGGATTATTGTGTGGTGCTCTTGAGTATTTCTAAATTGTTTTCACCAGGTGTTTTCAGAAAAAGCGGTGCTGCAATGGTATCCGTATAGAGTGTTACAGCAGGGTGTTTCTGCAGGTTGTTTATACAGGCTGTTCCAGCATTGTGGTGAGGCTGTTCAGAAACATGTCTACACCATCTGTCACTTTACCATCATAGTCTCACTTAAAAGCATGAAACTTCCTCGATATATGATAggtttgattttgaaattccttTATCCTTCACTCTAAATCCTGTGCGCTTTGATAATCATCAACAGTTCGAAGAATACACATAAACAAAGTGGTCATGGGAGGTGATGAATCTCATCTGTGATTGTTTTAGGAGGCTGATTTGGCATCGGACATTCTAACTATCCACACTGATCGTACATCGGTAGCTGATTACATCCTGCCTCCGATCTGTGAAACCAAACAAGTGATCATCTACAAAAAAGAGGACGAGGAGGACCATTTCCTGATCCTTCTCCGGCCATTTCAAACTCATGTTTTTGTGACATGTGGTGTGTCTCTGATGACATGCATAATCTTCTTGTCCGCTATCAGAATAACTCACGAATTCAATAACAATAAGTGTCCAACTGGAGCTTGGACAGTGGAGACTGCTTCAGTTACAGCTTCTGAACTTCTTGGAGCCACTCTGAAACAGGGTGAGAAGacatttttcagaaattttGGCTGGAAAtattattgtatttactttttaaacgTTTCCAATATTATGTATGCGCTCATAAATACGGCAAGTCATTTACAGAAGGATTCATGATACCTGACGTTTTGCTTATGGCGTTTACAATTATAAAGTGTAGAGACCCGTGACGGTCCCAGgtaagaataggccttcagcaacccatgcttgccacaaaacgcgactatgcttgtcgtaagaggcgactaacgggatcgggtggtcaggctcgctgacttggttgacacatgtcatcggttcccaactgcgcaggtcgatgctcatgttgttgatcactgtattgtgtggtccagactcgattaattacagacttccgccatatggctggaatatttctgagtgcggcgtaaagctgcCCTCTCTAAAGTGTAGACTAGCTATTTAATTGAATTCGACATATTTTCAGTTGTTCAATATCAAAGTGTATTCCCAGATGACATCATGTGTGCATTAGTTAATACCTATTACCATAATCAAGACCGTTAGTTTTCCTGGATAGTGACTTTTATCATAAGGACGTGTTTTATACGTAACGCTTTACATACAGGGTCAACCATTCCATCATTACATTACTCCGAACGGATCCTAGTAGCGGGATGGTGGATGTTCACAACTGTTATCTCTGCAGTCTACTGTGGGACTATCATGGCAATATTTGCTGTGAAAAAAGAAAATccaccgttttccaacatggcAGAGTTGGCGGCAAGACAGGACTACAAAATAGGATATGATATATCAAGCATCACTGAAAACCTTCTTCAGGTAAGAAGAAATAcgaaaatataattttgaagGAATGGTTGTAACAaaatagagtgagtgactttatttattttgcctttagcaatattttaatgaaaatcaCGGcttgagacaccagaaaatcgTTTAACACATTCTATGTGCCAATCGCaccagggtctttggcgtgacaagcgttACCCCGCATATCcttacaaaacaaatacataaacgtTTGAAGAGCAGTTCTGTTTTGTAATTGGATTAcataaacacacgcacacgctaACAGaagatgaaatgaaaaatgttcacaCGCCATTAATTTCAGAATTCAAGACATCCAGATGCTGTGGCAGTAAAACAAAGAGTTCAAGAACTATTCCTCACAGACCCTGATGTAACTTAgcaaaaaaaagaaatgaaaaatgttcacTCGTCATCAATTTCAGAATTCAAGACATCCAGATGTTGTGGCAGTAAAACAAAGAGTTCAAGAACTATCTATCACAGACCCTAGTGTATTCAGTAGTAACGACACCGAGCACCTGCAAAGAGTCTGGAACGGAAAATACGCTTACATATCTGGCATGCTACTTACAGCCTTAAGCAAAGCCAAATGCAAACTAAAAGTGATTGATACTGAATTTGGAAATGCTTTCATTGCATTCTATCTTCCGAAGTCTTCACCTTACAAAAAGGACTTCGAAAAGAGGTATGAGTCATTATGCTTTGAAATACAGTAACGAGTCCATCGAATCAACACTGTGAAATTATAGTCTCTGAAAACATTGTTTTGAATATATTGTTCTGATATGTTCTTTTGACAGGTTagataacaaaaacacattcacGTGACAGCCAATAGCATCTTCTACCTGAAGTCATTTTTTAATCCTTTCCTCATTAGCATGTCGTATCTCAGCGACAGTGGTATTCTGCAGCGCTCTTATGAGGAATGGTTCCCACCCGCTACAGATGACGGATGCCCAGTGGAGGACTTCCCTAGGGCCATGTCGCTTGTCAAGATCCACAGTATTTTCTTGGCTGGCGGAGGTGGAGTGGTGTGCAGCTTCATGGTCCTGGCGGCAGAAATTCTGTGGTATAAGATAAAGCAAAAGCATAGGTAGATAAATAATAGATAAagggaaaaaataaataataaataaaagaataaaTGGGCACATAAGCAATTGCATTATGAAAATCGTGATACAGTGTGCCATGGATAGACATATTCCTTGATTTCGTCCTGTATGTTTGAACATGGAACAGCATTTAACATGGTATCATATATGTTTTTATACATTAAGAACATTCAAACGCTTAATGCGTTGACATGTATCGCACTGTAGTGCACCATGTGGTATGTAGTCTATATCTGTGGCAGATCGGACTGTTCAGTAAAAGGGAACGTTCGATTTCCTTGGTCTTGTTGTCCAATAACTACTATGGGTTCTCAAAACGCTGGTCTCTGTTCAAAACTCTCTGAATGGGATTCAAACTCTAGTCCACGTATTTTCAAACACGTGCCAGTATTATGTATCTGCTCAGTTATGTCCATTCAGATGATGTAAGTGGTAGCAGTACAGTGATAGTAGTATATCTTGGTTCATAATAAACACCAAATCTCAGTATTTAAACTTGTTTCAAAGTCAGCCCTATCAGATCACATCAAAGACCACAGTATCCAATATGACAGAACCCAACCCTAGCAACCAACCTCAAAGACTTTAAGCTCAGGAAACTCCAAGACGCCATCCACATCAAAAGAGGGGGAGCAatcaatcaaccgtgaccaaggttATTACATACCTCATGCATACTATCAACTCATTATAGATTCTCATTATTGACAATCCCCCGCTTTTGTATACCTCGTCGCTCTCgtaacaataaagaagttgttcatccatatattgccATCCTTCCATACTACTCCAACTTCTGAATGCCTGTCAAAGAAGTGGTTGTAAAATTATCCAGAGCTGTTTGGTAAACCAGTGGAATTTAAGATAACTGAAAGCAAACTTCTTTGAGACGTTTTGAGATTGGAAAGTTTCTTAAAGGCTGGCTATAACCACATATCCATGTTTGATTCGGCCTTCAACTGCAATTACACAAAAAGAGTATTACTGAGTTCAGGTGATATCATTAGCATTTCGATCAGGTACAAGGCACAATTAAGACATTGTGTACAAACCATCCATGAAATGATATCCCTTTCAGGCTTGAATGTTTACGCAACTTGGATACTTGCCTTTTGTTCGTCAGTTGACTCATTATACATGATGCATACTGTTGCACAGGACAGTGAATGCAAGCTCGTTGAAATTATTTGTTGTGCAACtcaaatctgttctcgtcacgatatggctgaaatgtttcttatgtgacgttaaatactaactcactcactcacttgttgtttaacgctgcaatgtgtcaaccaagtcagggagcctgactgaccgatccagttagtcgcccctaaaaacaagcatgggttgtaaaagaccaattctaagccggaccttcaagggtacaatctgtctttctgtctacgtgtgtgtgtgtgtgtgtgtgtgtgtgtgtgtgtgtgtgtgtgtgtgtgtgtgtgtgtgtgtgtgtgtgtgtgtgtgtgtgtgtgtgtgtgtgtgtgtgtgtgtgtgtgtgtgtgtgtgtctttgatGAAGAAACCCGTtgagatcctggttagaatttatctttagtgacccatgcctgtcgtaagagacgaataacgggatcgggatgCCAGGTTCTCTGATTTCGGCGATGCGTGTCGTCGTTTCCCCATTGCATGGATCGATGCATATGCTGATCGCCaccatacagatggaatatcCCTGGGTGCAGTGTAAAACCGAACCGAACAGTGTAAATATACATTAGTAATTAGTAAAGATACGTTTAAACAACAAATTGTGTTCCTTTATCTGTAgtgaattgcgcagatcgatgctcatattgttgatcagtggattgtctggtccagactcgattatttacagaccggcgccatatagctggaatattgctgggtgcggcgtaaaactaaactcacccatcaCCTGTATCTGTATGTGCTTAGTCAGTTACTTGAACCTGAGGAATCCAGCCTACGtttgaccgggtgtaaaaagtCCTACAGTGAGCATTGTGTGTAGACTCTTTCCGTATTGTCACAACCTGtcgtgtgcagtacacaaccattTGCACTTAAAAAAACCATTcgaatccgttggtaaatgACCAGAGGATGGCCACTTGAAAAAGTGCAAATACCAACAATGTAGTTGCCGGTAAAGAAACGCTTAGTAATGTATgagtgtgtatatgggtgtgtgtgtgtgtgtgtgtgtgagtgtgcgtgtgcgtgagggagagtgtgtatgtgcgtgcgtgtgtctgagtgtgtgtgcttgtgagcgtgagtgagtgagtgtg includes:
- the LOC137271702 gene encoding glutamate receptor ionotropic, kainate 5-like — translated: MEKVENRAIIRVVVFVCHPSKHIIFVTQALKLATYAYKHFASSLGTSGISSVDYDISSFTEQHLLTILGDMEKLAQPRFNMLLFCSITTTVSVLRQLGNSTKSRMWTLMFHPEGPAFMDVALFNDTIRNATDVFPNMKLGYNGRQFTAVMKENNYGFGEIAVNKRKLFGFSFSVLNMLAEAMNFSFRIIPPREDEWGKDVNGSWTGLFGMLQRREADLASDILTIHTDRTSVADYILPPICETKQVIIYKKEDEEDHFLILLRPFQTHVFVTCGVSLMTCIIFLSAIRITHEFNNNKCPTGAWTVETASVTASELLGATLKQGSTIPSLHYSERILVAGWWMFTTVISAVYCGTIMAIFAVKKENPPFSNMAELAARQDYKIGYDISSITENLLQNSRHPDVVAVKQRVQELSITDPSVFSSNDTEHLQRVWNGKYAYISGMLLTALSKAKCKLKVIDTEFGNAFIAFYLPKSSPYKKDFEKSMSYLSDSGILQRSYEEWFPPATDDGCPVEDFPRAMSLVKIHSIFLAGGGGVVCSFMVLAAEILWYKIKQKHR